From the genome of Nocardia sp. NBC_01503, one region includes:
- a CDS encoding quinone oxidoreductase family protein, with translation MRAIQVSENGGPEVLRLTEVPDPRVGPGQLLVETEAIGINFIDTYIRSGLYPSALPYVPGAEGSGVVTAVGADVEEFKVGDRVAWAAAPGSYAEKVLVPAASAIPVPAGVPAPVAASALLQGMTAHYLIESIYQPEMGETVLVHAGAGGVGLILTQLLAGRGIRVITTVSTDDKEKLSREAGAAEVLRYDDEIAARVRELTDGVGVAAAYDGVGKDTFEASLASVRIRGMVALYGAASGPVPPFDLQRLNPAGSLFVTRPTLAHYVRDRTELLWRAGDIMNAIADGSLTVRVGASYPLAHAEQAHRDLQGRKTTGSVVLLP, from the coding sequence ATGCGCGCCATTCAGGTTTCCGAAAACGGCGGTCCAGAGGTTCTGCGTCTCACCGAGGTTCCGGACCCGCGGGTCGGGCCGGGACAGCTGCTGGTGGAGACCGAGGCGATCGGGATCAATTTCATCGATACCTACATCCGCAGTGGGCTCTATCCGTCGGCGCTGCCCTATGTTCCGGGCGCGGAGGGCTCGGGCGTGGTGACCGCCGTCGGGGCCGACGTCGAGGAGTTCAAGGTCGGGGATCGGGTGGCGTGGGCGGCCGCGCCGGGCAGTTACGCCGAGAAGGTGCTGGTGCCCGCGGCTTCCGCGATTCCGGTACCCGCCGGGGTGCCCGCACCGGTCGCGGCCTCCGCGCTGTTGCAGGGTATGACCGCGCACTATCTGATCGAGTCGATCTACCAGCCCGAGATGGGCGAGACGGTGCTCGTACATGCCGGTGCGGGCGGAGTCGGTTTGATCCTGACCCAGCTGCTGGCGGGGCGCGGGATACGAGTGATCACCACCGTGTCGACCGACGACAAGGAGAAGCTCTCGCGGGAGGCGGGCGCGGCCGAGGTGCTGCGCTACGACGACGAAATCGCCGCGCGGGTAAGGGAACTCACCGATGGGGTGGGTGTGGCGGCGGCCTACGACGGCGTCGGCAAGGACACCTTCGAAGCCAGTCTGGCGTCGGTGCGGATTCGCGGCATGGTCGCGCTCTACGGCGCGGCCAGCGGGCCGGTGCCGCCGTTCGATCTGCAGCGGTTGAATCCGGCCGGATCGCTGTTCGTGACGCGTCCGACGCTGGCGCACTACGTGCGCGATCGGACCGAATTGCTGTGGCGCGCAGGCGATATCATGAATGCCATTGCCGACGGATCGCTGACCGTGCGGGTGGGCGCGAGCTATCCGCTCGCCCATGCCGAACAGGCGCATCGGGATCTGCAGGGGCGCAAGACCACCGGTTCGGTTGTGCTGCTGCCCTGA
- a CDS encoding GntR family transcriptional regulator gives MTKQAQLRSALTTLCAQLRPGEMLPSERQLCDDYRVSRMTVREVLGQLETEGVITRIPGKGTFVAERVARSRLHMASFSDDMRRLGRTPSTVVLHTDFAVPPPASINALGTSASDKAFHLVRLRLADGLPISIDDGWYRADLLPGLLDHDLTQSLYSLLEKQYDCPIDRADQTVRAVAADERGAGWLGTDVGSPLLAFDRMSYSRDRCIEHAQSWYRADRYQVYMTVSAAD, from the coding sequence GTGACTAAACAGGCGCAGCTGCGCTCCGCGCTGACCACCCTGTGCGCGCAGCTGCGCCCCGGTGAGATGCTGCCCAGCGAACGCCAGCTCTGCGACGACTACCGCGTCAGTCGCATGACGGTGCGAGAAGTGCTGGGGCAGCTCGAGACCGAGGGCGTCATCACCCGTATTCCGGGTAAGGGCACCTTCGTCGCCGAGCGGGTGGCACGCTCCCGCCTGCATATGGCGTCCTTCAGCGATGACATGCGCCGCCTCGGCCGCACGCCCAGCACGGTGGTGCTGCACACCGATTTCGCTGTGCCGCCGCCCGCTTCGATCAACGCGCTCGGAACCAGCGCCAGCGACAAGGCTTTTCATCTGGTGCGGCTCCGATTGGCCGATGGTCTGCCGATCTCCATCGACGACGGCTGGTACCGCGCGGACCTGCTCCCCGGTCTGCTCGACCATGACCTGACGCAATCGCTGTACTCGTTGCTGGAGAAGCAGTACGACTGCCCCATCGACCGCGCCGATCAGACCGTCCGCGCGGTGGCCGCGGATGAGCGAGGTGCGGGCTGGCTCGGCACCGATGTCGGTTCCCCGCTGCTGGCCTTCGATCGCATGTCCTACTCCCGTGACCGCTGTATCGAACACGCCCAATCCTGGTATCGCGCAGATCGATACCAGGTCTACATGACGGTCTCCGCGGCCGACTGA
- a CDS encoding PTS sugar transporter subunit IIA produces the protein MSTQILAPLPGTAIPLSEVPDPVFAAEMVGSGVAIEPPDTDESITVVAPISGSIVKLHPHAAVIVSDDGVGVLLHVGIDTVGKPDLFEVKAAEGSRIEVGEPLVIFSPNAIRRLGLSAAVPVVVMDTPPGSAQQAAAGAVTAGEPLFAI, from the coding sequence ATGAGCACACAGATTCTCGCGCCCCTGCCCGGCACCGCGATCCCGCTCTCCGAGGTGCCCGATCCGGTGTTCGCGGCGGAGATGGTCGGCTCCGGCGTCGCCATCGAACCGCCCGATACCGATGAGTCGATCACGGTGGTCGCACCCATCTCCGGCTCGATCGTGAAGCTGCATCCGCACGCCGCGGTCATCGTCTCGGACGACGGCGTCGGGGTGCTGCTGCACGTCGGCATCGACACCGTCGGCAAGCCCGATCTCTTCGAGGTGAAGGCCGCCGAGGGCTCGCGCATCGAGGTTGGCGAACCTCTGGTTATCTTCTCCCCGAACGCCATTCGCCGCCTCGGCCTCAGCGCCGCGGTGCCGGTGGTCGTCATGGACACCCCGCCGGGATCGGCACAGCAGGCCGCCGCCGGTGCGGTCACCGCCGGTGAACCGCTCTTCGCCATCTGA
- a CDS encoding PTS glucose/sucrose transporter subunit IIB, whose protein sequence is MSKVDQIVAGLGGTGNIVEVEGCITRLRVEVKDPALVNEKDLKAAGAHGVVKMGDAVQVVVGPTADALAEDINDLL, encoded by the coding sequence ATGTCGAAAGTCGATCAAATCGTCGCCGGTCTCGGCGGTACCGGCAATATCGTCGAGGTCGAGGGTTGCATCACGCGCCTGCGCGTGGAAGTCAAGGACCCTGCACTGGTGAACGAGAAGGATCTCAAGGCCGCGGGCGCGCACGGCGTGGTCAAGATGGGTGACGCGGTTCAGGTCGTGGTCGGCCCCACCGCCGACGCCCTGGCCGAAGACATCAACGATCTGCTCTGA
- a CDS encoding PTS transporter subunit EIIC gives MADTAQGARKKIDLSGLQKLGRSLMLPIATLPAAGLLLRLGQDDMLGRWSAMETVANVLAGAGGALIDNLPLLFAVGIAIGWAKKADGSTALAAVVGYLALGGVFKAMSPVVLDGKLDAKGSQLMINFGVLGGIVIGITAAMLWTKFHRTQLPDYLGFFSGRRLVPILTAVAAVFIGVALAFVYPAFNSGLTWLGNTVSDNAVAGGGVFGFANRMLLPLGLHHILNSVVWFVVGDYTVDGQTYHGDIAMFLHGDPNAGTFMTGFFPIMMFGLPAAALAIWRNAKPENRKMIGGIMLSTGLTAFVTGITEPLEFAFIFVAWPLLLIHAFFTGTSLALTNWLGIHDGFTFSAGAIDYLLNFGKATHPLLLIPIGLGYAVLYYVTFSFIIKRWNLPTPGREPDEEEIEKENVA, from the coding sequence ATGGCCGATACCGCCCAGGGCGCACGCAAGAAAATCGACCTGTCCGGACTGCAGAAGCTCGGCCGCAGCTTGATGCTGCCGATCGCAACGCTACCCGCTGCCGGCCTGTTGCTACGGCTAGGACAGGACGACATGCTCGGCCGTTGGTCGGCCATGGAAACCGTCGCCAATGTGCTCGCCGGAGCCGGCGGAGCGCTCATCGACAACCTGCCGCTGCTGTTCGCGGTCGGCATCGCCATCGGCTGGGCCAAGAAGGCCGACGGCTCCACCGCACTCGCCGCTGTCGTCGGATACCTGGCGCTGGGCGGCGTTTTCAAAGCCATGTCCCCGGTCGTGCTCGACGGCAAGCTGGACGCCAAGGGCTCCCAGCTGATGATCAACTTCGGTGTCCTCGGCGGCATCGTCATCGGTATCACCGCCGCCATGCTGTGGACCAAATTCCACCGCACCCAGCTGCCCGACTATCTCGGGTTCTTCTCCGGCCGCCGCCTGGTGCCCATTCTGACCGCCGTCGCGGCCGTCTTCATCGGTGTGGCCCTGGCCTTCGTCTACCCGGCTTTCAACTCCGGACTGACCTGGCTCGGAAATACGGTGTCGGACAACGCCGTTGCCGGTGGCGGCGTCTTCGGTTTCGCCAACCGCATGCTGCTGCCGCTGGGCCTGCACCACATCCTGAACTCGGTGGTGTGGTTCGTCGTCGGTGACTACACCGTCGACGGCCAGACCTACCACGGTGATATCGCCATGTTCCTGCACGGCGATCCGAACGCGGGCACCTTCATGACCGGCTTCTTCCCGATCATGATGTTCGGCCTGCCCGCCGCCGCACTGGCCATCTGGCGCAATGCCAAGCCGGAGAATCGCAAGATGATCGGCGGCATCATGCTCTCGACCGGTCTGACCGCCTTCGTCACCGGTATCACCGAGCCCCTGGAATTCGCCTTCATCTTCGTGGCCTGGCCGCTGCTGCTCATCCACGCGTTCTTCACCGGAACCTCGCTGGCACTGACCAATTGGCTCGGCATCCACGACGGCTTCACCTTCTCCGCGGGCGCCATCGACTATCTGCTGAACTTCGGCAAGGCGACGCATCCGCTACTGCTGATCCCCATCGGCCTGGGTTACGCGGTGCTCTACTACGTCACCTTCAGCTTCATCATCAAGCGCTGGAACCTGCCGACCCCGGGCCGTGAACCCGATGAAGAAGAGATCGAGAAGGAGAACGTCGCGTAA
- a CDS encoding HPr family phosphocarrier protein: MINRTAVVASKTGLHARPAALFAQAAAKSPVPVTISVDGKAPVAAGSLLQVMTLGVKQGDEVILYTEEGNEDTLDQLVKLLETDLDA, translated from the coding sequence ATGATCAATCGCACCGCCGTAGTCGCCTCGAAGACCGGTCTGCATGCCCGCCCGGCCGCGCTCTTCGCGCAGGCCGCCGCCAAATCGCCGGTCCCGGTGACCATTTCGGTCGACGGGAAAGCCCCGGTCGCCGCGGGCAGCCTGTTGCAGGTGATGACCCTGGGCGTGAAGCAGGGCGATGAGGTCATCCTCTATACCGAGGAAGGTAACGAGGACACCCTCGACCAGCTGGTCAAGCTGCTGGAGACCGATCTTGACGCATGA
- the ptsP gene encoding phosphoenolpyruvate--protein phosphotransferase, protein MTHEVHGVAAAPGVALGPVKWLAAAPVTSASDAPGSDADAEISRAEAAFETVAARYSAQALDAEGPAADILFMTSALAADPALLDQVRAGIRAGGPTAHSVTEAVAHFADQLTALGGMMAERASDLRDVGQRVVAELLGQDPPGIPDSAAPFVLAAQDLAPADTATLDPAIVVGLLTVAGGPTSHTAILAKALGIPAVVACPGAGEIAENTVVVIDGTGGVVEIEPEAGRREEVLAVRARQADAPTGPGRTADGYAVPLLANVGSVGDAQLAVELGAEGVGLFRTEFLFLGRQSAPTVAEQTEQYADIFRVLGERPITVRTLDAGSDKPLPFLNLPDEENPALGVRGLRLSSVDEGTLLDQLTAIEAARAATGASVSVMAPMVGTVEEAKYFATRARAAGVRSPGVMVEIPAAAIRSEHLGAEVDFFSIGTNDLSQYLFGADRMSATLAALHNPWQPALAATIAMVVAGAKTHGVKVGVCGESASNPEFACVLVGLGVETLSMAPRSLAGVRARLTEVTLEQCRAAAEAVLSARTADDAVDVAGAALGRKK, encoded by the coding sequence TTGACGCATGAGGTACACGGCGTCGCCGCCGCTCCCGGGGTGGCGCTCGGACCGGTGAAGTGGCTGGCGGCCGCGCCCGTCACCAGCGCCTCCGACGCCCCCGGCAGCGATGCCGACGCTGAAATCTCCCGCGCCGAAGCGGCTTTCGAGACGGTGGCGGCGCGGTACTCCGCGCAGGCCCTCGATGCCGAAGGTCCGGCCGCCGACATCCTGTTCATGACATCGGCGCTGGCGGCCGACCCGGCTCTGCTGGATCAGGTGCGCGCGGGTATCCGTGCCGGCGGACCCACCGCGCATTCGGTCACCGAGGCGGTCGCGCACTTCGCCGATCAGCTGACCGCATTGGGCGGCATGATGGCAGAACGCGCCTCCGACCTGAGGGACGTGGGACAGCGCGTGGTCGCCGAACTACTCGGTCAGGATCCGCCCGGAATCCCGGACAGCGCAGCGCCTTTCGTGCTCGCCGCACAGGATCTGGCACCCGCCGATACCGCGACCCTGGATCCGGCGATCGTGGTCGGATTGCTCACCGTCGCGGGCGGTCCCACCTCGCATACCGCGATTCTGGCCAAGGCCCTGGGGATTCCGGCTGTGGTCGCCTGCCCCGGCGCGGGCGAGATCGCGGAGAACACCGTGGTCGTGATCGACGGCACCGGCGGTGTGGTGGAGATCGAGCCCGAGGCGGGGCGTCGCGAGGAAGTGCTTGCCGTGCGTGCACGACAGGCAGACGCCCCTACCGGTCCCGGTCGCACCGCAGACGGATACGCGGTGCCGCTGCTCGCGAATGTGGGCAGCGTCGGCGACGCTCAATTGGCCGTCGAACTCGGTGCGGAGGGTGTGGGCCTGTTCCGCACCGAATTCCTTTTCCTCGGAAGGCAATCCGCGCCGACCGTGGCCGAACAGACCGAACAATACGCGGACATCTTCCGGGTCCTGGGGGAGCGGCCGATCACCGTGCGCACCCTCGATGCGGGCTCGGACAAGCCGCTGCCCTTCCTCAACCTGCCGGATGAGGAGAACCCCGCACTGGGCGTGCGCGGCCTTCGGTTGAGCAGCGTCGATGAGGGGACGCTGCTCGATCAGCTCACGGCCATCGAGGCCGCGCGGGCGGCCACCGGGGCCAGCGTGAGCGTGATGGCCCCGATGGTCGGCACCGTCGAGGAGGCGAAGTACTTCGCCACCCGTGCCCGGGCGGCCGGGGTGCGGTCACCGGGCGTGATGGTGGAGATTCCCGCCGCCGCGATCCGCTCGGAACATCTTGGCGCGGAGGTGGATTTCTTCTCCATCGGCACCAATGACCTCTCGCAGTATCTGTTCGGCGCGGATCGCATGTCTGCCACGCTGGCGGCGCTGCACAATCCGTGGCAGCCCGCACTGGCCGCGACCATCGCCATGGTCGTCGCCGGAGCGAAGACGCACGGTGTGAAGGTCGGCGTCTGCGGCGAATCGGCCTCGAACCCCGAATTCGCCTGTGTGCTGGTGGGTCTCGGCGTCGAGACGCTCTCCATGGCCCCGCGCTCGCTGGCGGGTGTGCGGGCGCGGCTCACCGAGGTCACCCTGGAGCAGTGCCGGGCGGCGGCCGAAGCGGTGCTCTCCGCACGCACCGCCGACGATGCGGTGGACGTGGCCGGGGCGGCACTGGGGCGGAAGAAGTGA